A region from the Enterobacter roggenkampii genome encodes:
- a CDS encoding phage tail sheath protein: protein MGDYHHGVEVIEINDGTRTISTVSTAIIGMVCTASDADAKTFPLNEPVLITSVQTAIGKAGKKGTLSKSLQAIADQCKPVIVVVRVPEGTDDPSDPEAAQKETISNIIGTTDENGKYTGLKALLTAKTVTGVKPRILGVPGLDSQEVATALASTCQSLRAFGYVSAWGCKTISDAIKYRENFSQRELMVIHPDFLAWDTTANETDIAWATARALGLRARIDQETGWHKTLSNVGVNGVTGVSASVSWDLQEQATDANLLNQAGVTTLIRNDGFKFWGNRTCSDDPLFVFENYTRTAQVLADTMAEAHAWAMDKPVSATLIRDIVAGINAKFRELKNNGYIVDGSCWYDPESNTVETLKAGKLYIDYDYTPVPPLENLTLRQRITDTYLADLSESVNS from the coding sequence ATGGGCGACTATCATCACGGCGTCGAGGTCATCGAGATTAATGATGGCACGCGCACCATTTCCACCGTCTCGACGGCCATCATCGGCATGGTCTGCACGGCCAGCGATGCTGACGCAAAGACATTCCCCTTAAACGAGCCGGTACTGATTACCAGCGTGCAAACGGCTATCGGTAAAGCCGGGAAAAAAGGCACGCTGTCAAAATCCCTGCAGGCCATCGCAGACCAGTGCAAGCCGGTCATTGTGGTGGTGCGCGTTCCCGAAGGTACCGACGACCCGTCAGACCCGGAAGCGGCGCAGAAAGAAACCATTTCCAACATCATCGGCACGACCGACGAAAACGGCAAATACACCGGTCTGAAAGCGCTGTTAACGGCGAAAACCGTCACTGGCGTTAAGCCGCGCATTCTCGGCGTGCCGGGGCTGGATTCTCAGGAAGTGGCGACCGCGCTCGCGTCGACCTGCCAGAGCCTGCGCGCGTTCGGGTATGTGAGCGCGTGGGGCTGCAAGACCATTTCCGACGCCATCAAATACCGTGAGAACTTCAGCCAGCGTGAGCTCATGGTGATTCACCCGGACTTTCTTGCGTGGGACACCACGGCGAACGAAACCGATATTGCATGGGCGACCGCCCGCGCGCTCGGCCTGCGCGCCAGAATCGACCAGGAGACCGGCTGGCACAAAACGCTGTCCAACGTCGGCGTGAATGGCGTCACCGGCGTCAGCGCCTCGGTATCATGGGATTTGCAGGAGCAGGCCACCGACGCCAACCTGCTTAATCAGGCCGGGGTGACAACGCTCATCCGCAACGACGGCTTTAAGTTCTGGGGCAACCGCACCTGCTCGGACGATCCGTTATTCGTGTTTGAAAACTACACCCGCACGGCGCAGGTGCTGGCCGACACGATGGCGGAGGCGCACGCGTGGGCGATGGACAAGCCCGTTTCCGCAACGCTCATCCGCGACATCGTCGCCGGTATCAACGCCAAATTCCGCGAGCTGAAAAACAACGGCTATATCGTTGACGGGTCATGCTGGTACGACCCGGAGTCAAACACCGTGGAAACCCTGAAAGCCGGGAAGCTGTATATCGATTACGACTACACCCCCGTCCCGCCGCTGGAAAACCTGACCCTGCGCCAGCGCATCACCGATACCTATCTGGCAGACCTGTCAGAGTCGGTCAACAGCTAA
- a CDS encoding baseplate assembly protein: protein MATVDLNQLPVPDVVEELDFETILAERIATLISLYPENQQEAIARTLTLESEPIVKLLQENAYREVIWRQRVNEAAQAVTLAYSAGNDLDVLAGNNNTARLTITPADDTTIPPTPAVMESDTDLRLRTQQAFEGLSVAGPVGAYEYHGRSADGRVADVSVESPSPACVTISVLSREGDGTASHELLAIVEKALNAEDVRPVADRVTVQSAEIVPYQIDATLYVYPGPESEPIRQASEQRLKSYISAQHRLGRDIRLSAIYAVLHVEGVQRVELASPQADIVLSKSQASNCTEYQITIGGSDE, encoded by the coding sequence ATGGCAACCGTTGACCTGAATCAGTTACCCGTTCCCGATGTGGTGGAAGAACTGGACTTTGAAACCATTCTTGCCGAACGCATTGCGACGCTAATTTCGCTTTATCCCGAAAATCAGCAGGAGGCTATCGCCCGGACGCTGACGCTTGAGTCAGAGCCGATTGTGAAGCTGCTGCAGGAAAACGCCTACCGTGAAGTTATCTGGCGTCAGCGTGTGAACGAAGCCGCGCAGGCGGTAACGCTGGCCTATTCCGCCGGTAACGACCTTGACGTCCTGGCCGGGAACAACAATACCGCGCGACTGACCATCACCCCGGCGGATGACACCACCATCCCGCCGACGCCTGCCGTTATGGAGTCCGACACCGACCTGCGTCTGCGTACGCAACAAGCTTTTGAAGGATTAAGCGTGGCGGGTCCGGTCGGTGCATACGAGTATCACGGCCGCAGCGCCGACGGGCGGGTCGCTGACGTCTCGGTCGAAAGCCCGTCCCCCGCCTGCGTGACGATATCCGTGTTATCCCGTGAGGGTGACGGCACCGCGAGCCATGAGTTACTGGCAATTGTTGAAAAAGCACTGAACGCCGAAGATGTGCGCCCGGTGGCAGACCGGGTGACCGTCCAGTCAGCCGAGATTGTGCCGTACCAGATTGACGCGACGCTCTACGTTTACCCCGGTCCCGAGTCTGAGCCCATCAGGCAGGCATCAGAGCAGAGGCTTAAGAGCTATATCAGCGCGCAGCACCGCCTCGGGCGTGATATCCGCCTGTCAGCCATTTATGCGGTGCTGCATGTTGAGGGGGTGCAGCGTGTCGAGCTGGCATCACCGCAGGCCGACATTGTGCTGAGTAAGTCGCAGGCGTCGAACTGTACCGAGTACCAGATAACTATCGGGGGCTCGGATGAGTGA
- a CDS encoding phage major tail tube protein, which produces MALPRKLKYLNMFNDGLSYMGVVESVTLPKLTRKLEKYRGGGMPGSVSIDLGLDDDALSLEWTLGGLPDVQLWAQYASPGADSVPLRFTGSFQRDDTGAISAVEVVMRGRHKEYDGGENKQGESGTTKISTECSYYQLTIDGKEVIEIDVVNMVMKVDGVDRLAEHRRAIGL; this is translated from the coding sequence ATGGCGTTACCACGCAAACTTAAATACCTGAATATGTTTAACGACGGCCTCAGCTACATGGGCGTCGTTGAATCCGTCACCCTGCCAAAGCTGACCCGCAAGCTTGAGAAATACCGCGGCGGCGGGATGCCGGGCTCGGTGTCGATTGACCTCGGTCTCGATGACGACGCGCTGTCGCTTGAGTGGACACTGGGCGGCCTGCCTGACGTCCAGCTGTGGGCGCAGTACGCGTCACCGGGTGCCGACAGCGTGCCGCTGCGCTTCACCGGCTCTTTCCAGCGCGACGACACCGGCGCAATTTCCGCCGTTGAGGTGGTCATGCGTGGCCGTCACAAGGAGTACGACGGCGGCGAGAACAAGCAGGGCGAAAGCGGCACGACCAAAATCTCGACCGAGTGCTCTTACTATCAGCTCACGATTGACGGCAAGGAGGTCATCGAGATTGACGTCGTCAACATGGTGATGAAAGTCGACGGCGTCGACCGTCTCGCTGAGCACCGCCGGGCGATTGGCCTGTAA
- a CDS encoding GPW/gp25 family protein — translation MTVRYLGMNSQTGLSISEVEHIRQSVRDILVTPVGSRVMRREYGSLLSQMIDQPQTPALRLQIMAACCSAIQKWEPRVDLSTITFERSETDGGLYVDITGTRSTGGQPFSITIPLS, via the coding sequence ATGACGGTGCGTTATCTGGGAATGAACAGCCAGACCGGCCTCAGTATCTCTGAGGTTGAGCATATCCGGCAAAGCGTGCGCGACATTCTGGTCACGCCGGTTGGCTCGCGCGTTATGCGACGTGAATACGGCTCGCTCCTGTCGCAGATGATTGACCAGCCGCAGACACCGGCGCTGCGCCTGCAGATTATGGCCGCGTGCTGTTCCGCGATCCAAAAGTGGGAACCACGCGTAGACCTCTCGACCATTACCTTTGAACGGTCGGAGACCGACGGCGGGCTGTATGTCGACATCACCGGCACTCGCTCGACCGGCGGCCAGCCATTTTCCATCACCATTCCACTGAGCTAA
- a CDS encoding phage tail protein, with protein sequence MTAKYFAILTNQGAARLANAAALGTKLNLTQIAVGDANGTLPTPDPAQTKLVNQKRIAPLNMLTVDPNNTSQIIAEQIIPENEGGFWIREIGLYDDEGILIAVANCPETYKPQLQEGSGRTQTIRMILIVSSTSAITLKIDPSVVLATRQYVDDKVIEVKAYADSLLAVHLAAADPHPQYLLIADIAKYTPVGVPLPFPSVTPPTGWLKCNGAAFDKAKYPGLAAVFPSGYLPDLRGEFIRGWDDGRGVDSGRALLSAQAGMLEKHRHTIVSNESYDDTVEWDIGVITKSTYVQGRGIDAATPGTLIASPTLHTKGRVGNTGGAETRPRSIAFNYIVRAA encoded by the coding sequence ATGACCGCAAAATATTTTGCCATTCTGACCAATCAGGGCGCGGCGCGGCTGGCGAACGCGGCAGCACTTGGTACAAAACTCAACCTGACTCAAATTGCGGTCGGGGATGCGAACGGCACACTGCCGACCCCTGACCCGGCGCAGACAAAGCTCGTTAATCAGAAACGCATCGCGCCGCTGAATATGCTGACCGTTGATCCAAACAACACAAGCCAGATTATCGCGGAGCAGATTATTCCCGAGAATGAGGGCGGATTCTGGATCCGCGAGATTGGTCTCTACGACGATGAGGGGATTCTGATTGCCGTGGCGAACTGCCCGGAAACCTATAAACCGCAACTGCAGGAGGGGAGCGGCCGCACGCAGACCATTCGCATGATTCTGATTGTGTCGAGCACGTCGGCCATCACCCTGAAAATTGACCCGTCGGTGGTGCTGGCAACGCGGCAGTATGTCGACGACAAAGTTATCGAGGTGAAAGCCTATGCCGATAGTCTGCTGGCAGTACACCTCGCCGCCGCTGACCCGCACCCGCAGTACCTGCTAATTGCAGATATTGCGAAATATACGCCAGTAGGTGTGCCACTTCCTTTCCCGTCAGTAACGCCGCCGACAGGCTGGCTGAAATGCAACGGTGCGGCATTTGATAAGGCGAAATATCCGGGGCTGGCTGCAGTGTTTCCTTCGGGTTATTTGCCTGATTTACGTGGTGAGTTTATTCGTGGATGGGATGACGGACGCGGGGTTGATTCGGGGCGTGCGCTACTGAGTGCGCAGGCGGGAATGCTGGAAAAACACCGACACACCATTGTTTCGAATGAAAGTTATGACGATACGGTTGAATGGGATATTGGGGTGATTACTAAATCGACCTATGTGCAGGGGCGAGGGATTGACGCGGCAACGCCCGGAACTTTGATTGCTTCACCGACGTTGCATACAAAAGGCCGAGTTGGTAATACCGGCGGCGCTGAAACACGACCGCGCAGTATCGCATTTAACTACATCGTGAGGGCGGCATAA
- a CDS encoding GpE family phage tail protein has protein sequence MADIAVIFHWPPSELNSLSVTELITWREKALQRSGNNHEQ, from the coding sequence ATGGCGGATATCGCGGTGATATTTCACTGGCCGCCATCAGAGCTGAATTCCCTGAGCGTGACCGAGCTCATCACATGGCGCGAAAAGGCGCTGCAGCGAAGCGGAAACAACCATGAGCAATAA
- a CDS encoding DNA-binding transcriptional regulator, protein MFHCPKCHFAAHARTSRYFTDTTKERYHQCTNINCSATFVTTETVERFIVSPGIVVPAAPHPTSSGQQQIHWQ, encoded by the coding sequence ATGTTTCACTGTCCAAAATGCCATTTCGCCGCTCACGCCCGCACAAGTCGCTATTTTACTGACACGACCAAAGAGCGGTATCACCAGTGCACGAACATCAACTGTAGCGCGACGTTTGTGACCACCGAAACGGTAGAGCGCTTTATCGTATCGCCGGGGATAGTAGTACCAGCGGCACCGCACCCGACATCATCCGGCCAGCAGCAAATTCATTGGCAGTAG
- a CDS encoding phage tail assembly protein: MENINETATTETENPNIVILDNPVMRGEQKIEQVTVTKPNAGTLRGVSLASLANSDVDALIKVLPRMTYPALTEHEVMRLEASDLILFAGKVVGFLSPSSAR; the protein is encoded by the coding sequence ATGGAAAATATCAACGAAACCGCCACCACCGAAACCGAAAACCCGAACATTGTGATCCTCGATAACCCGGTCATGCGCGGTGAGCAGAAAATCGAACAGGTGACCGTGACCAAACCCAACGCGGGAACCCTGCGCGGTGTGAGTCTGGCCTCGCTGGCTAACTCTGACGTCGATGCGCTGATTAAGGTGCTTCCGCGTATGACGTACCCGGCGCTGACCGAGCATGAGGTCATGCGTCTGGAAGCGTCAGACCTGATTTTGTTCGCCGGTAAGGTGGTCGGTTTTTTGTCGCCATCTTCGGCTCGCTGA
- a CDS encoding phage tail protein encodes MLMVLGLFVFERRTLPYQSMQYSKDYRWASNDRIGKPPAYQYLGEGETTRTLSGVLYPEITGGRLSLTAIELMADEGRAWPLIDGTGIIHGMYVIDKVTHTHTELFSDGAARKIEFSLSLKRVDKSLASIYGDLQTQADNLVTFAGNWLGGLAG; translated from the coding sequence ATGTTAATGGTTTTAGGTTTATTTGTGTTTGAGCGCCGCACGCTGCCCTATCAGTCCATGCAGTATTCGAAGGATTACCGCTGGGCGTCAAATGACCGTATCGGCAAGCCACCGGCTTACCAGTATCTCGGGGAAGGGGAGACCACGCGCACGCTGTCGGGTGTGTTATACCCCGAAATTACCGGTGGACGCCTGTCACTGACCGCCATAGAGCTGATGGCAGACGAGGGGCGAGCGTGGCCGCTGATAGACGGAACGGGCATAATCCACGGCATGTATGTCATCGACAAAGTGACGCATACCCACACCGAGTTATTCAGCGACGGTGCGGCCAGAAAAATCGAGTTTAGCCTGTCCCTTAAGCGGGTCGATAAATCGCTGGCGTCCATTTATGGCGATCTGCAGACGCAGGCCGACAATCTGGTCACGTTTGCCGGTAACTGGCTGGGAGGGCTGGCGGGATGA
- a CDS encoding phage tail protein I, protein MSDRLLPVGSSPLEVAAAAALADIQRVPLPLRTLWNWRTCPVNLLPYLAWALSVDRWDEKWPESTKRSVCASSFFVHQHKGTISALRRVVEPLGFLIEVREWWQLDEEPGTFRLVVGVLDSGITDEMYQELERLIEDAKPASRHLTGLAISLSATGELYVGAGCYDGDALTVYPYTPEEIVVGGEYYPASAIHLIDYLRVNA, encoded by the coding sequence ATGAGTGACCGGCTGTTACCCGTTGGCTCGTCACCGCTGGAGGTCGCCGCCGCTGCCGCGCTCGCTGACATTCAGCGCGTGCCGCTACCGCTGCGCACTCTGTGGAACTGGCGCACCTGCCCGGTAAACCTGCTGCCGTATCTGGCGTGGGCGTTGTCGGTCGACCGGTGGGATGAGAAGTGGCCAGAGAGCACAAAACGCAGCGTCTGCGCGTCCTCGTTTTTCGTCCATCAGCACAAAGGCACCATCAGCGCATTGCGTCGGGTGGTTGAGCCGCTCGGCTTTCTGATTGAGGTGCGCGAATGGTGGCAGCTCGACGAGGAGCCAGGCACTTTCCGGCTCGTTGTCGGCGTGCTCGACAGTGGCATCACTGACGAAATGTATCAGGAGCTCGAGCGCCTGATTGAAGACGCCAAACCGGCAAGCCGCCACCTCACCGGGCTGGCTATCAGCCTGAGTGCGACCGGTGAGCTTTACGTCGGCGCGGGATGCTACGACGGCGACGCGCTCACCGTTTACCCCTACACCCCCGAGGAAATTGTCGTCGGCGGTGAATATTACCCGGCTTCGGCCATCCATCTAATCGATTACCTGAGAGTGAACGCATGA
- a CDS encoding phage late control D family protein: MITGMDIHAGAKIAPAFMLKLDNDDITQDFSDRLISLTMTDNRGFEADQLDIELDDTDGQIALPPRGATLTLWLGWQGSALIKKGTFTVDEIEHRGAPDTLTIRGRSADFRGTLNSRREQSWHDTTLVQIVETIAARNKLTASVADTLKAVAVPHIDQSQESDAVFLSRLAERNGASVSVKTGKLLFLKAGSGKTASGKPIPQMTLERGDGDRHQFAIADREAYTGVTAKWLHTKDPKPQKQKVMLKRKPKEKHLRALQHPKATKAPAKTKAKKEQEAREGEYMAGEADNVLELTTIYATKAQAMRAAQAKWDQLQRGVAEFSISLAIGRADLFPETPIAVRGFKRVIDEQAWIISRVVHNLNGSGYTTGLELEVKVSDVEYESEELTQ; this comes from the coding sequence ATGATTACGGGAATGGATATTCATGCCGGGGCGAAGATTGCCCCGGCGTTTATGCTCAAGCTGGATAACGACGATATCACCCAGGATTTTAGCGACCGCCTTATCAGCCTGACCATGACCGACAATCGCGGATTCGAGGCCGACCAGCTCGATATCGAGCTCGATGACACTGACGGCCAGATAGCTTTGCCACCGCGCGGAGCAACGTTGACGCTGTGGTTAGGCTGGCAGGGATCCGCGCTGATAAAAAAAGGGACGTTCACGGTCGACGAAATCGAACACAGGGGCGCGCCTGATACGCTCACCATCCGGGGGCGCAGCGCCGATTTTCGCGGTACGCTGAACTCGCGCCGGGAGCAGTCATGGCATGACACCACGCTCGTGCAAATTGTCGAGACGATTGCGGCACGCAATAAATTGACGGCCAGCGTGGCCGACACGCTGAAAGCCGTCGCCGTGCCTCACATTGACCAGTCGCAGGAATCCGACGCGGTATTCCTGTCCCGCCTGGCTGAACGGAACGGGGCGTCAGTTTCGGTAAAAACGGGAAAACTGTTATTCCTGAAAGCGGGGAGCGGTAAGACGGCCAGCGGAAAGCCCATTCCGCAGATGACGCTTGAGCGGGGCGACGGCGATCGTCATCAGTTTGCCATTGCTGACCGGGAAGCCTATACCGGCGTTACGGCGAAATGGCTGCACACCAAAGACCCGAAACCGCAAAAGCAAAAGGTTATGCTCAAGCGTAAGCCCAAAGAGAAGCATCTCCGAGCGCTGCAGCACCCGAAAGCGACCAAAGCCCCGGCAAAGACTAAAGCCAAAAAAGAGCAGGAAGCGCGCGAGGGTGAGTATATGGCCGGTGAGGCTGACAACGTGCTTGAGCTGACGACCATCTACGCGACTAAGGCGCAGGCCATGCGCGCCGCGCAGGCGAAGTGGGACCAACTGCAGCGCGGCGTTGCGGAGTTTTCAATCTCGCTGGCAATTGGCCGGGCAGATTTATTTCCTGAAACACCAATCGCGGTGAGAGGGTTTAAGCGCGTCATAGACGAGCAGGCGTGGATAATCAGCCGGGTGGTGCATAACCTCAACGGGAGCGGCTACACGACAGGCTTAGAGCTTGAGGTTAAGGTTTCGGATGTGGAGTACGAAAGCGAAGAGTTAACGCAGTGA
- a CDS encoding phage tail tape measure protein — MSNNVSIEVLLNAVDRASRPLKAIQTASKTLAGDIRTSQNSMRALNAQASRIDGFRKASAQLAVTGQSLNKAKQEAAALAVQFKNTQNPTTAQARAMEAAKKSAAELQLKYNSLRQSVQRQRTELAQAGINTRTLSADERRLKSSISETTAQLNRQRDALARVSQQKARLSAVKSRYESGQQLAAGARNAGMVGVGVATAGLYGASRFIAPGIGFDKQMSGTQAILGLDKGDDKLAAIRQQARDIGATTAFSPGDVARTQTTLARSGYNADDVLAATGSTVNLSLAADVDIAEAADIITNMQSAFNLPTTEIERVADVMTKGFTSSNTGLVELGEAMKYVAPIAEAAGASIEDTTAMLGILADNGIKGSMAGTGASAIFNRLQAPMGKAVEAISELGVKTRDGKGNMLPVEKILKDIHKSFAKNKLGTAEQGEYLKVIFGEEAMKGAIKLVAAAGDGSLDNKRQQIRDSKGTTERIAKIQTDNLDGDLKNLQSAWEDLQIEVFEKEDSALRRLTVSATDWLGKVAAWAKANPELTQTLFNLVAGGLALVGVLGGIGLIAWPVIAGINGIIAAAGLLSVIFTTAGSAIVAAVSAISLPVLAVVAAVVAGALLIRKYWEPISAFFSGVVEGLKAAFAPVAEVFAPLAPVFDLIIEKLRGVWQWFTDLIAPVKATQETLDSCKNAGVMFGKMLADALMLPLKSFNTLRTGVNWLLEKLGVINKESSDLDQKAAKANAATGSQNGSYIPATSTYGGYQYQPVTAPTGKTYVDQSKPEYNINLNGGISPGSDLDRQLREAVDKLDRENRARRRSSMRHD, encoded by the coding sequence ATGAGCAATAACGTCAGTATTGAGGTACTGCTGAACGCAGTCGACCGGGCAAGCCGACCGCTTAAAGCTATCCAGACTGCCAGCAAGACCCTTGCCGGCGATATCCGTACTTCTCAGAACAGCATGCGCGCTCTGAATGCGCAGGCGTCCCGGATTGATGGATTCAGGAAAGCGAGCGCACAGCTTGCCGTGACCGGGCAGTCGCTTAATAAGGCGAAACAGGAAGCCGCTGCGCTGGCCGTCCAGTTTAAAAACACGCAAAACCCCACAACCGCGCAGGCGCGCGCGATGGAGGCGGCGAAGAAATCCGCCGCTGAACTGCAGCTCAAATACAACAGCCTCAGGCAGTCGGTGCAGCGACAGCGCACCGAGCTCGCGCAGGCCGGTATTAATACCCGCACCCTGTCAGCGGATGAGCGCCGTCTGAAATCCAGCATCAGCGAGACCACCGCGCAGCTTAACCGGCAGCGTGATGCGCTGGCGCGCGTCAGCCAGCAAAAGGCCAGACTCAGCGCGGTAAAAAGCCGCTATGAATCCGGGCAACAGCTCGCCGCCGGTGCGCGTAATGCCGGGATGGTGGGTGTCGGGGTGGCTACCGCCGGGCTTTATGGTGCGTCACGCTTTATTGCGCCGGGCATCGGTTTTGACAAACAAATGTCAGGCACGCAGGCAATCCTCGGGCTCGATAAGGGCGACGACAAGCTCGCGGCCATTCGTCAACAGGCGCGCGATATCGGTGCGACTACGGCCTTTTCACCGGGTGATGTTGCGCGCACGCAGACCACGCTAGCCCGCTCGGGATATAACGCCGATGACGTGCTGGCCGCGACCGGCTCGACCGTAAACCTGAGCCTCGCGGCCGACGTGGATATCGCAGAAGCCGCTGACATTATCACTAACATGCAGTCGGCATTTAACCTGCCGACCACCGAGATTGAGCGCGTCGCGGATGTGATGACGAAAGGTTTCACGTCATCAAATACCGGACTTGTCGAGCTGGGCGAGGCTATGAAGTATGTCGCGCCCATCGCGGAGGCCGCAGGGGCGAGCATTGAAGACACGACAGCCATGCTCGGCATTCTGGCGGATAACGGGATTAAAGGCTCGATGGCCGGTACGGGTGCGAGTGCCATCTTCAACCGCCTGCAAGCACCTATGGGAAAAGCCGTAGAGGCAATTTCTGAGCTGGGCGTGAAAACCCGCGACGGCAAAGGGAACATGCTGCCGGTCGAGAAAATCCTCAAAGATATTCATAAGTCCTTTGCGAAAAACAAGCTCGGCACGGCGGAGCAGGGCGAATATCTGAAAGTGATTTTCGGTGAAGAAGCCATGAAGGGCGCGATTAAACTCGTCGCCGCTGCCGGTGATGGCTCGCTCGATAACAAGCGCCAGCAAATCCGCGACTCAAAAGGCACGACCGAGCGCATTGCGAAAATACAAACGGATAACCTAGACGGCGATCTGAAAAACCTGCAGTCAGCATGGGAAGACCTGCAGATTGAGGTTTTCGAAAAAGAAGACTCAGCACTGCGTCGCCTGACGGTTTCCGCGACAGACTGGCTTGGCAAGGTGGCCGCGTGGGCGAAAGCTAACCCTGAACTGACGCAAACCCTGTTTAACCTTGTCGCCGGTGGGCTTGCGCTGGTCGGCGTGCTGGGTGGGATTGGGCTGATTGCATGGCCGGTCATTGCCGGGATAAACGGGATTATTGCTGCAGCCGGTCTGCTGAGTGTCATTTTCACCACTGCAGGAAGTGCCATTGTTGCTGCAGTCAGCGCAATCAGTCTGCCGGTGTTGGCCGTGGTCGCAGCTGTTGTGGCCGGTGCGCTCCTTATTCGTAAATACTGGGAGCCAATCAGCGCATTCTTTTCCGGCGTGGTGGAAGGGCTTAAAGCGGCGTTTGCGCCAGTGGCGGAAGTCTTTGCACCGCTCGCGCCGGTGTTTGATTTAATCATTGAGAAATTGCGCGGTGTCTGGCAGTGGTTTACAGACCTCATAGCGCCGGTTAAGGCGACGCAGGAGACGCTCGACAGTTGCAAAAATGCGGGTGTGATGTTCGGTAAGATGCTGGCCGACGCGCTGATGTTACCGCTCAAAAGCTTTAATACATTGCGTACCGGCGTTAACTGGTTACTGGAAAAGCTCGGGGTTATCAATAAAGAATCAAGCGACCTTGACCAGAAGGCCGCAAAAGCGAATGCCGCCACCGGCTCGCAAAATGGGTCTTATATTCCGGCAACTTCAACATATGGAGGCTATCAGTATCAGCCAGTAACAGCTCCCACCGGAAAGACTTACGTCGACCAGAGCAAGCCTGAATACAACATTAACCTGAATGGTGGCATCTCGCCGGGCAGCGACCTTGACCGCCAGCTCCGCGAGGCTGTCGATAAACTCGACCGGGAAAACCGTGCGCGTCGGCGCTCAAGTATGCGTCATGACTGA
- a CDS encoding tail fiber assembly protein, translated as MAKATLNKNGIATKAGDMTVYNYDGETREYLTSSVEILALGVGIPANSCIDAPVEEKEGFAVCRAASLDGWEYVADHRGETVYDTETGQPVNITAPGDYAVGVTAIAPSTPYDRWNGSEWVTDKDAQKNGQVKRAEQKKSALLNKAQSTISLWQTELQLGIISDDDKASLIAWMKYIQALNAVDTSAAPDIEWPERPE; from the coding sequence ATGGCGAAAGCAACACTGAACAAAAACGGCATTGCCACAAAAGCCGGTGACATGACCGTTTATAACTATGACGGTGAAACCCGCGAATATCTGACGTCCTCTGTCGAGATTCTGGCGCTGGGCGTGGGGATTCCTGCTAATTCCTGCATCGATGCACCGGTCGAAGAAAAAGAAGGTTTCGCGGTGTGCCGCGCGGCCAGTCTTGACGGGTGGGAGTATGTCGCAGACCATCGCGGTGAGACGGTTTATGACACGGAAACCGGTCAGCCGGTCAACATTACCGCGCCCGGTGACTATGCCGTCGGCGTAACTGCGATTGCACCGTCGACCCCCTATGACCGCTGGAACGGTAGCGAATGGGTCACGGATAAGGACGCCCAGAAAAACGGTCAGGTTAAGAGGGCAGAACAGAAAAAATCCGCGCTGCTGAATAAGGCACAAAGCACTATCAGCCTGTGGCAAACCGAGCTGCAGCTCGGCATTATCAGCGACGATGACAAGGCCAGCCTGATTGCGTGGATGAAATACATTCAGGCGCTGAACGCTGTCGACACCTCTGCGGCACCGGATATTGAGTGGCCGGAAAGACCAGAATAA